The following coding sequences are from one Selenomonas sputigena ATCC 35185 window:
- a CDS encoding DUF2225 domain-containing protein → MAEKDYLYVVKKPCPICSMETRATKVRSRLITETVDNDLCTHYKDINPYYYRIWVCEHCGYAEDERHFLNGVAPKAKKEIQDFLAGHNGTSEFKEQRTRDDAIKALKLAIFYTKFTTETFAHKAGLNLTLAWIYREAGDKENEEKFLAEAGKLYIESRSREVFPQGQMTEADCIYLIGAIHFRLGDYDTAGRYLSMLMHNKELETKERVTVDRAKDLWSDMRDKMKEERAETSDDASPAE, encoded by the coding sequence ATGGCTGAAAAGGATTATCTCTATGTGGTGAAGAAGCCCTGCCCGATCTGCAGCATGGAAACGCGTGCGACGAAGGTGCGCTCGCGCCTCATTACCGAGACGGTCGACAATGACCTCTGCACGCACTACAAGGACATCAATCCTTACTACTACCGCATCTGGGTCTGTGAGCACTGCGGCTACGCCGAGGACGAACGCCACTTCCTGAACGGCGTCGCACCGAAGGCGAAGAAGGAGATTCAGGACTTCCTCGCTGGACATAATGGAACGAGCGAGTTCAAGGAGCAGCGCACGCGCGACGATGCCATCAAGGCGCTGAAGCTCGCGATCTTCTACACGAAGTTCACGACGGAGACATTCGCCCACAAGGCGGGACTGAACCTCACGCTCGCATGGATCTACCGTGAGGCAGGCGACAAGGAGAACGAGGAGAAGTTCCTCGCGGAAGCCGGCAAGCTCTACATCGAGTCGCGCTCGCGCGAGGTTTTCCCGCAAGGACAGATGACGGAAGCCGACTGCATCTACCTGATCGGTGCGATCCACTTCCGCCTCGGCGACTACGATACGGCTGGCCGCTACCTGTCGATGCTCATGCACAACAAGGAGCTTGAGACGAAGGAACGCGTGACCGTCGACCGCGCGAAGGATCTGTGGTCAGACATGCGTGACAAGATGAAGGAAGAGCGTGCCGAGACGTCGGACGATGCGTCTCCTGCAGAGTGA